One part of the Prochlorococcus marinus str. MIT 9313 genome encodes these proteins:
- a CDS encoding hydantoin utilization protein A encodes MLISILTGFAAGALHVVGGADHLVAIAPSALRKPATALRSGLAWGIGHSTGVLVLSTIAIVLKDLVHIERMSSWAEFCVGVALLVVGAMAIRTALGLDIHTHQHTHQQNYGHAHDHQHVHLHLRGRHQHGRHAHAASSLGLLHGLAGASHLIAVIPALALPPLGALIYMAAYLLGSIAAMVAVVGAISLATLRVGRRALPLLVGSTGGLSIITGFFWLQKTSPQLL; translated from the coding sequence ATGCTGATCAGCATCCTCACGGGCTTCGCTGCGGGAGCCCTTCATGTGGTGGGTGGTGCTGATCATCTTGTTGCCATCGCACCGAGCGCATTACGTAAGCCGGCTACGGCATTACGCAGTGGCCTTGCTTGGGGGATTGGCCATTCAACAGGTGTTCTGGTTCTTTCAACCATTGCCATTGTTTTGAAAGACCTTGTCCATATCGAGCGCATGTCCTCCTGGGCCGAATTCTGCGTAGGAGTGGCGTTGCTTGTGGTTGGAGCGATGGCGATTCGTACTGCTCTTGGCCTGGATATCCACACCCATCAGCACACGCATCAGCAAAACTATGGTCACGCCCATGACCATCAACATGTGCACCTGCATCTGCGTGGGCGACACCAGCACGGGCGACATGCTCATGCAGCAAGCAGTCTTGGCCTCCTTCATGGCTTGGCTGGGGCCAGCCATCTAATTGCAGTGATTCCCGCGCTGGCCTTGCCTCCTCTTGGGGCTTTGATCTATATGGCGGCTTATCTGTTGGGTTCCATCGCAGCGATGGTTGCCGTTGTTGGTGCGATTTCCTTAGCCACATTGCGTGTGGGGCGTCGTGCCTTGCCTTTGCTGGTTGGATCAACAGGTGGGCTATCGATCATTACGGGCTTCTTTTGGTTACAGAAAACATCCCCTCAGCTTCTTTGA
- the sodX gene encoding nickel-type superoxide dismutase maturation protease yields the protein MMPTANWRSLFLLLSGLRRHARVDGDSMSPSLAPGDLVIFQPITRYDRRLKAGCVVVVRHPLKPATLLIKRLIAINNSGLELRGDNEQASTDSRHFGLVNRDSLLGIAECVWRVPFSA from the coding sequence ATGATGCCAACAGCGAACTGGCGTTCGCTGTTCCTGCTGCTTTCAGGTCTTCGTCGCCACGCTCGTGTCGATGGAGACTCAATGAGCCCCAGCCTTGCCCCTGGCGACCTGGTGATCTTTCAACCGATCACCAGATATGACAGGCGGCTCAAGGCAGGCTGTGTAGTGGTTGTCCGTCATCCATTGAAACCAGCCACCCTGCTGATCAAACGCCTGATTGCAATCAACAATTCCGGGCTGGAGCTACGTGGTGACAACGAGCAAGCAAGCACAGACAGCCGGCATTTCGGTTTGGTGAATCGCGACAGCCTGCTTGGCATCGCTGAATGCGTATGGCGTGTTCCCTTCAGCGCATAA
- the sodN gene encoding superoxide dismutase, Ni has translation MLRSALSTLHSNLPAASVQAHCDGPCGVYDPASATVSAEAVVSMTKKLLELQPPSGNDPAAWAAYNNTFSRFVAIKEEQAQQTKNELLILWTDYFKPEHLATFPNLHDIFWKAAKLCSACKVNIDQSKADELIKAVEAIHTMFWKSKGRNDAWVRAS, from the coding sequence ATGTTGCGCTCGGCACTTTCTACACTTCACAGCAACCTGCCGGCCGCTTCGGTCCAGGCTCACTGTGATGGCCCTTGCGGCGTTTACGATCCCGCCTCGGCAACAGTCTCAGCTGAAGCCGTCGTATCGATGACCAAAAAGCTGCTCGAACTGCAGCCTCCCTCAGGCAACGATCCGGCTGCTTGGGCGGCTTACAACAACACCTTCTCCCGTTTCGTCGCCATCAAGGAAGAACAAGCTCAGCAAACCAAGAACGAGCTACTGATCCTCTGGACGGATTATTTCAAGCCAGAGCATCTGGCAACTTTCCCGAATCTGCATGACATCTTCTGGAAAGCGGCCAAGCTCTGCAGCGCCTGCAAGGTCAACATCGATCAATCCAAGGCAGATGAACTGATCAAAGCTGTGGAAGCCATTCACACGATGTTCTGGAAATCCAAGGGTCGCAATGACGCCTGGGTGAGAGCCAGTTAA
- a CDS encoding FKBP-type peptidyl-prolyl cis-trans isomerase, with amino-acid sequence MRDIFISAAVFVVCVVVAFVSQIVSPSVVVADSNLNAVQAEVRTVEPAALSMAVLELDPDDPNPTLFKMAVNGSKADAAEIDAAQANASALGGPIEAEPSQLTASGLSITDLKIGDGPEATAGQTVSVNYRGTLENGQEFDSSYKRGPFEFPLGAGRVIKGWDEGVAGMKVGGKRKLVIPPELGYGSRGAGRVIPGNATLIFEVELLGIK; translated from the coding sequence GTGCGCGACATCTTCATCAGTGCAGCAGTCTTTGTGGTGTGCGTGGTTGTGGCCTTTGTCAGCCAGATCGTGTCACCCTCAGTTGTGGTCGCCGACAGCAATCTGAATGCCGTGCAGGCAGAGGTGCGAACTGTCGAGCCAGCTGCTTTGAGCATGGCAGTGCTTGAACTCGACCCCGACGATCCCAACCCAACACTATTCAAGATGGCGGTCAACGGCTCCAAAGCAGATGCTGCTGAAATCGATGCCGCGCAAGCCAATGCCTCAGCCCTTGGCGGCCCAATCGAAGCAGAACCATCCCAACTAACAGCCAGTGGTCTGAGCATCACTGACCTCAAGATCGGCGATGGCCCGGAGGCCACAGCAGGCCAAACCGTTTCCGTGAACTACCGCGGCACACTGGAAAACGGCCAGGAATTCGACAGCAGCTACAAACGTGGGCCGTTCGAGTTCCCCCTCGGTGCAGGGCGAGTGATCAAAGGCTGGGATGAAGGCGTTGCTGGCATGAAGGTGGGCGGCAAGCGCAAGCTGGTCATCCCCCCAGAGCTTGGCTACGGAAGCCGCGGCGCAGGCCGTGTCATCCCTGGCAACGCCACGTTGATTTTCGAAGTCGAACTCCTGGGCATCAAATGA
- a CDS encoding inverse autotransporter beta domain-containing protein, whose product MQRSLRLPLSLAGAAALALASSPIQPVAAQEDGSAADLGVMEINLKDAVRFNWGFQGALQGAGTPNQAGIGAFLPIAVGENSVLFVDALANANFSDYNNDSSIINTEVAGTTISTSTRLGYRWLNGDRSWMYGVNAGYDSRPVNTGDADTGVTVWNKEDVFFQQIAAGLEAVSESWNFNAYGLFPIGDTEQRLNSYYDGGALHTYGLDVGYRVSPNVNASCGYYYQHGDDLTEDDGSGVKGRLAYNISNGLTIGANLSYDEAFDTRFTADIKYRFGSNSYVSPSKQDSPVIQALSSTPKNRDIRLHDSLWACVPSCGLAILSGGTNPISSTSCIICLCHNGLWSEEGLSGADCRKVIPGWVP is encoded by the coding sequence GTGCAGCGATCGCTACGCCTTCCTTTATCGCTTGCTGGTGCTGCTGCTCTTGCATTAGCCAGCTCTCCTATCCAGCCAGTCGCTGCTCAAGAAGACGGCAGTGCAGCAGATCTAGGCGTGATGGAGATCAACCTCAAAGACGCTGTGCGCTTCAACTGGGGTTTTCAAGGTGCCTTGCAAGGAGCAGGAACACCTAACCAAGCAGGTATTGGCGCCTTCCTTCCCATAGCCGTTGGCGAGAACAGCGTCTTGTTTGTAGATGCCTTAGCCAACGCTAACTTCTCTGACTACAACAACGACTCCAGCATCATCAACACAGAAGTTGCTGGTACCACGATCAGCACCTCAACCCGTTTGGGATACCGCTGGCTCAATGGTGATCGCAGCTGGATGTATGGAGTGAATGCTGGCTATGACAGCCGGCCTGTGAATACAGGAGATGCGGATACTGGGGTAACTGTTTGGAACAAGGAAGATGTGTTCTTCCAGCAAATTGCAGCAGGTCTAGAAGCAGTTAGTGAGTCCTGGAACTTCAACGCCTATGGACTATTTCCTATTGGTGATACAGAGCAACGCCTCAACAGTTACTACGACGGAGGTGCTCTACATACCTATGGCTTAGATGTTGGCTACAGGGTCTCACCTAATGTAAATGCTTCGTGTGGCTACTACTACCAGCATGGTGATGATCTAACAGAAGATGATGGCTCTGGTGTTAAAGGAAGACTGGCCTACAACATTAGTAATGGCTTAACTATTGGGGCTAACCTTTCTTACGATGAAGCCTTTGATACGCGCTTTACTGCAGATATTAAATATCGATTTGGTAGCAATAGCTATGTATCTCCAAGTAAGCAAGATTCACCTGTTATACAAGCTTTATCATCAACGCCAAAAAATCGAGATATTAGATTGCATGACTCACTCTGGGCCTGCGTTCCATCATGTGGTCTGGCTATCCTTTCAGGTGGGACGAATCCTATATCCTCCACCTCCTGCATAATCTGTCTTTGTCATAACGGGCTTTGGAGTGAAGAGGGCCTAAGTGGTGCTGATTGTCGCAAGGTGATCCCTGGCTGGGTGCCATGA
- a CDS encoding apolipoprotein N-acyltransferase: MGNDRSLALVQGAVGGVLAGIGIAHGGLLWMAPALALLWSACRFPVAASLWGFVAVLLSHRWLLALHPLTWVGVPAPLSVPVAASIWLFCGAAAAVLVGLWAWLGTSIAHLATREAGIRAQLSHALLMASIWGLAEVLLAGSPLFWIGVGGSLLPGDRALAGLARWFGAGGLATLQLLIGWWLWRTALAWRRGVGWRRSLLVGLLCLLLAHGFGWSLLRSSDATAPISVAAWQPAIPTRSKFSEEQQRRLPEALQNALDRADDLDAAWLVAPEGLLPPDAVLLRPAPLPLLSGGFRWLRGQQRSALLVVDRGERQASAFIDKHRLVPLGEWLPALPGGVFRGLSAVGGLQPGAASRLLQWPGPTAAVAICYELSNGAALAQAVADGAQWLLAVANLDPYPLALQRQFIALAQLRSIETARDLLSVANTGPSALVLATGKQQQLLAPFTEGVGLADLHFHQGISGYTRWREAPLIGLMLFAVVGLGLSRVRSWLISLMLC, encoded by the coding sequence ATGGGCAATGACCGATCCCTAGCGCTGGTGCAGGGGGCGGTTGGTGGTGTCTTGGCAGGTATCGGTATTGCCCATGGTGGCTTGCTTTGGATGGCACCGGCCCTGGCCTTGCTTTGGTCGGCGTGTCGCTTTCCAGTTGCAGCCTCTCTTTGGGGTTTTGTGGCCGTGCTGCTAAGCCATCGCTGGTTGTTGGCGTTGCATCCACTCACTTGGGTTGGCGTACCTGCACCCCTGAGTGTTCCTGTCGCCGCATCAATTTGGTTGTTTTGCGGTGCAGCAGCAGCTGTGCTTGTTGGGCTTTGGGCTTGGTTAGGCACTTCGATTGCTCATCTGGCAACGCGAGAAGCAGGCATCCGCGCTCAGCTTTCTCATGCCCTGCTGATGGCATCGATCTGGGGGCTTGCGGAAGTGCTGTTGGCCGGTTCACCCTTGTTCTGGATTGGCGTTGGCGGCAGCCTTTTGCCCGGTGATCGAGCCTTGGCTGGTTTGGCCCGCTGGTTTGGGGCTGGAGGTTTAGCCACGCTTCAGCTGCTGATCGGTTGGTGGTTATGGCGTACGGCGCTGGCTTGGCGTCGTGGAGTTGGTTGGCGTCGTTCTTTGCTGGTGGGGCTTCTGTGTTTGCTCTTGGCCCATGGTTTTGGCTGGAGTTTGTTGCGTTCATCAGATGCAACCGCACCCATTTCGGTTGCTGCTTGGCAGCCCGCTATCCCTACGCGCAGCAAGTTTTCTGAGGAGCAGCAACGTCGCCTTCCCGAGGCTCTTCAAAATGCTCTCGATCGTGCTGATGATCTTGATGCTGCCTGGTTGGTGGCTCCAGAAGGCCTTCTCCCCCCTGATGCGGTGTTGCTCAGGCCTGCTCCGCTTCCCCTGCTCAGCGGTGGTTTTCGCTGGCTGCGCGGTCAGCAACGCAGTGCTTTGTTGGTGGTAGATCGCGGCGAAAGGCAGGCTTCAGCATTCATTGACAAACACCGTTTGGTGCCGCTGGGGGAATGGCTACCGGCTTTGCCTGGTGGTGTTTTTCGTGGTTTATCAGCTGTTGGTGGTCTTCAACCTGGTGCTGCTTCGCGCTTGTTGCAGTGGCCAGGTCCTACCGCTGCCGTGGCCATTTGTTACGAGCTCAGTAATGGGGCTGCTTTAGCCCAGGCCGTCGCTGATGGAGCGCAATGGTTGTTGGCGGTAGCCAATCTTGATCCCTACCCCTTGGCCTTGCAGCGGCAGTTCATTGCTTTGGCACAGCTGCGCAGCATCGAAACCGCCCGTGATCTACTCAGCGTTGCGAACACAGGCCCCTCTGCTTTGGTTTTGGCGACAGGCAAGCAGCAGCAACTGCTGGCTCCTTTTACGGAGGGTGTTGGCCTGGCGGATCTGCATTTCCATCAAGGCATCAGCGGTTACACCCGCTGGCGTGAGGCACCTTTAATTGGCTTGATGCTCTTTGCAGTGGTTGGGCTTGGCTTGTCGCGTGTTCGCTCCTGGCTGATCAGCTTGATGCTGTGTTGA